The Gammaproteobacteria bacterium genome window below encodes:
- a CDS encoding uracil-DNA glycosylase, with the protein MNEDKRLYYLEQMGVQTWLSNQHVAESENIEVQEHVQAIAIQENLSVEQQHAASSLDELKQTVSNCTKCELHRTRTQTVFGVGHPAADWLIIGEAPGADEDRIGEPFVGRAGQLLTSMLRAMGLAREEVFIANILKCRPPNNRDPQANEINSCGSYLRQQIELIQPKIILVVGRIAAQSLLNVDTPIGKMRGQKFIYQDTDIPVVATYHPAYLLRSPQQKRSAWEDLKFALEVFSHQVSSHKTAESS; encoded by the coding sequence ATGAACGAAGATAAACGTCTTTACTACCTTGAGCAAATGGGTGTGCAGACATGGCTTTCTAATCAGCATGTTGCAGAATCTGAGAATATTGAAGTGCAAGAGCATGTTCAAGCAATAGCCATACAAGAAAATTTAAGTGTAGAGCAGCAGCATGCTGCTTCAAGTTTGGATGAACTAAAACAAACTGTTTCTAATTGCACTAAATGTGAATTGCATCGAACGCGCACACAAACCGTATTTGGAGTAGGGCATCCTGCAGCAGACTGGCTGATTATTGGTGAAGCGCCTGGAGCAGATGAAGATCGTATCGGCGAACCTTTTGTGGGTAGAGCAGGGCAGTTACTTACTAGTATGTTGCGTGCGATGGGCTTAGCGCGTGAGGAAGTATTTATTGCAAATATATTAAAATGCAGACCACCAAATAATAGAGATCCTCAAGCAAATGAAATCAATAGTTGTGGCTCTTATCTGCGCCAGCAAATTGAACTCATACAACCAAAGATTATTCTAGTAGTGGGCAGAATTGCAGCGCAATCGTTATTGAATGTCGACACACCCATCGGCAAAATGCGCGGCCAAAAATTTATCTATCAAGATACAGATATTCCAGTTGTTGCTACTTACCATCCTGCCTACTTGCTGCGTAGCCCACAACAAAAACGCAGTGCTTGGGAAGATTTGAAATTTGCGCTTGAGGTGTTTTCTCATCAGGTTTCATCCCACAAGACAGCTGAATCTAGCTAA
- the rimI gene encoding ribosomal-protein-alanine N-acetyltransferase, which translates to MTAHDLPAVMEIEHRSYDFPWTEGIFHDCMRFGYSSWVTEIDRDIIGYAVMSLAVQECHILNLCIDPKLQGQGIGRRLLLELLDIARVREADTAFLEVRPSNVQALSLYFSEGFNEIGSRRDYYPAKFGREDAVILAKALTK; encoded by the coding sequence ATGACAGCGCATGATCTTCCTGCTGTTATGGAAATTGAGCACCGTAGTTATGATTTTCCATGGACCGAAGGAATATTTCATGACTGTATGCGGTTTGGCTACTCATCTTGGGTGACTGAAATAGATCGAGATATCATCGGCTATGCAGTTATGTCTTTGGCGGTTCAAGAGTGTCATATTCTTAATCTTTGCATAGATCCTAAGTTGCAGGGCCAAGGCATAGGTAGACGGTTGTTGCTGGAATTGCTAGATATAGCACGTGTACGTGAAGCAGATACTGCTTTTTTAGAAGTTAGGCCAAGCAATGTGCAGGCATTATCACTATATTTTTCTGAAGGCTTTAATGAAATTGGCAGTCGAAGAGACTATTACCCAGCAAAATTTGGCCGGGAAGATGCGGTAATTCTCGCAAAAGCACTTACTAAATAA
- a CDS encoding peptide chain release factor 3, whose product MNEHQKQTAKRRTFAIISHPDAGKTTITEKLLLFSGAIQLAGSVKGRKAARHATSDWMEMEQQRGISITSSVMQFDYKDCIVNLLDTPGHADFSEDTYRTLTAVDSALMVIDNAKGVEERTIKLMEVCRLRDTPIVTFINKLDRDGREPIELLDEVESILKIKCAPITWPIGMGKLFKGVFNLLNNSVHLYNPNHQGRIQTGEIIEGLDNPRLDELLGDQAQELRDEIELVQGASHEFDQQAYLKGEMTPVFFGSAINNFGVAELLEKFVEYAPAPQPRVANLTEIETRDVLADEEKFSGFVFKIQANMDPKHRDRLAFLRICSGSFQKGMKLTNVRLDREVKIGDALTFIAKDREHVDRAYPGDIIGLHNHGTIRIGDSFTQGERLAFTGVPNFAPELFRRAQLKDPLKMKALQKGLIQLCEEGATQLFRPLTNNDLILGAVGVLQFEVVQHRLKHEYNVECKFEAVNVQTARWVSSDDEKEFIKFKNKTELNLAVDHGDELVYIAPTRVNLQMALEKWPNIEFRATREHSTISEQ is encoded by the coding sequence GTGAACGAACATCAGAAGCAAACCGCTAAGCGTCGAACTTTTGCAATCATCTCTCATCCAGATGCTGGCAAAACCACGATTACTGAAAAGCTTTTATTATTTAGTGGTGCTATCCAATTGGCCGGTTCGGTAAAAGGTCGTAAAGCTGCACGTCATGCAACATCAGATTGGATGGAGATGGAGCAACAACGTGGAATCTCGATCACGAGTTCTGTTATGCAGTTCGACTATAAAGATTGCATCGTTAACTTACTAGATACACCGGGGCACGCAGACTTTTCTGAAGATACGTATCGAACACTCACTGCAGTCGACTCCGCCCTCATGGTAATCGACAATGCGAAAGGTGTAGAGGAGCGAACCATTAAATTAATGGAGGTGTGTCGGTTGCGAGATACACCTATTGTCACTTTCATTAATAAACTCGATCGTGATGGTCGAGAGCCCATTGAGTTGTTGGATGAAGTCGAAAGTATTTTAAAAATAAAATGTGCACCTATTACTTGGCCGATTGGTATGGGTAAGCTTTTTAAAGGTGTTTTCAACTTATTGAATAATTCTGTACATCTTTATAATCCTAACCACCAGGGAAGAATACAAACTGGTGAAATTATTGAAGGATTAGATAATCCGCGATTAGATGAGTTATTGGGTGATCAGGCACAAGAGTTGCGAGATGAGATTGAGCTTGTGCAAGGTGCGAGCCATGAGTTTGATCAACAGGCTTATTTAAAAGGTGAAATGACACCAGTATTCTTTGGTTCTGCAATTAACAATTTTGGTGTAGCGGAATTATTGGAAAAATTTGTTGAATATGCTCCTGCGCCACAACCCAGGGTAGCCAACCTTACAGAAATTGAGACCAGGGATGTGCTAGCAGATGAAGAAAAGTTCTCCGGATTTGTTTTCAAAATTCAGGCCAATATGGATCCGAAGCATCGAGACCGACTGGCTTTTTTGCGTATCTGCTCAGGCAGTTTTCAAAAGGGCATGAAATTGACGAATGTGCGTCTCGATCGTGAAGTTAAAATTGGTGATGCATTAACGTTTATTGCTAAGGACCGTGAACATGTGGACCGGGCTTATCCAGGCGATATTATTGGTCTGCATAATCATGGAACGATACGAATTGGTGATTCTTTTACACAAGGTGAGCGCTTGGCATTTACTGGAGTGCCTAATTTTGCCCCCGAGTTATTTCGTCGAGCACAGTTAAAAGATCCCTTAAAAATGAAGGCTTTACAGAAAGGTCTTATACAACTATGTGAGGAAGGTGCAACGCAGCTTTTTCGCCCTCTAACCAATAATGACCTAATATTAGGTGCCGTGGGTGTGCTGCAATTTGAGGTTGTTCAACATCGCTTAAAACATGAATACAATGTTGAGTGTAAATTTGAAGCAGTTAATGTGCAAACGGCTCGTTGGGTAAGCAGTGACGATGAGAAGGAGTTTATCAAGTTCAAGAATAAGACTGAGCTCAATTTGGCTGTGGATCATGGTGATGAATTAGTCTATATCGCGCCAACACGAGTAAATCTTCAAATGGCACTAGAGAAATGGCCAAATATTGAATTTCGAGCTACTCGTGAGCACAGTACAATTTCTGAACAGTAA
- the cmoA gene encoding carboxy-S-adenosyl-L-methionine synthase CmoA, whose translation MSSSDKDRIYASKQDKVEDFAFDEYVAGVFADMIQRSVPGYTALNQLLPLVANQFIQPNSNVYDLGCSLGEASISIAKSMTKTMARENVNIFAVDNSIAMIRQLQERLASIHLEALICPLQDDVTEVEINNGSFAILNYTLQFVERSKRDALIKSICKGLNAGGALLLSEKITHQDENEDALMQRLHENFKRQNDYSEMEISQKREALENVLKRDTHEQHIERLHQAGFSKVSILTKYLNFVSYLAIKD comes from the coding sequence ATGTCTAGCTCTGATAAAGATCGCATTTACGCTTCTAAACAAGACAAAGTGGAGGACTTTGCCTTCGACGAATATGTAGCAGGCGTATTTGCCGATATGATTCAACGATCGGTTCCAGGGTATACCGCACTGAATCAGTTACTGCCGCTTGTTGCTAATCAATTCATACAGCCGAATTCAAATGTATACGATCTAGGCTGTTCTTTGGGTGAAGCTTCTATCTCTATTGCAAAGTCGATGACCAAGACGATGGCTAGGGAAAATGTAAATATTTTTGCGGTAGATAACTCAATTGCCATGATTAGACAATTGCAAGAAAGACTTGCAAGTATTCATTTAGAAGCTCTTATTTGTCCCTTGCAAGACGACGTAACCGAAGTTGAGATAAATAATGGGTCGTTTGCAATACTAAATTATACATTGCAGTTTGTAGAGCGTTCCAAAAGAGATGCTCTGATAAAAAGTATATGCAAAGGTTTGAATGCGGGTGGTGCATTATTGTTGTCTGAGAAAATCACTCACCAAGACGAAAATGAAGATGCGTTGATGCAGCGATTGCATGAAAACTTTAAACGTCAAAATGATTATAGTGAGATGGAAATCAGTCAAAAACGTGAAGCGTTAGAAAATGTATTGAAACGTGATACGCATGAGCAACACATAGAGAGGTTGCATCAAGCTGGATTTTCTAAAGTATCTATTTTGACTAAATACCTTAATTTTGTTTCTTACTTAGCCATAAAAGATTAA
- the cmoB gene encoding tRNA 5-methoxyuridine(34)/uridine 5-oxyacetic acid(34) synthase CmoB: MISPDREALVSALKDSKLKEQQIEILTLLDEKYENPKHGHFKDWRNTYESLPVLNSTETDFHQDTIIIGNPDDIALNEIDSFEKKLKELSPWRKGPFTVFGIHIDTEWRSDWKWSRIASKLDLKDKLVLDIGCGNGYYALRMQAMGAELVLGIDPSWHYVFQFHALQKYSTVPQQAFVLPFAFEELPENSPSFDTIFSMGVLYHRQEPQQHLNQVYSKLQQGGQFILETLIINDPDADVLIPNDRYANMRNVWALPSIDVLKVWLSEAGFVDINVVDTTMTTVEEQRQTEWMTRYSLEQALNPDDHSLTVEGYQAPLRTTIIAEKGA; the protein is encoded by the coding sequence ATGATTTCTCCCGATCGTGAAGCGTTAGTTTCTGCACTAAAGGATTCGAAACTAAAAGAACAGCAAATTGAAATTCTCACTTTGCTTGATGAGAAGTATGAAAATCCCAAGCATGGTCACTTTAAAGATTGGCGGAATACTTATGAATCGCTACCGGTGCTTAATTCAACTGAAACTGATTTTCATCAAGATACAATTATAATTGGAAACCCTGATGACATTGCGTTGAATGAAATAGATTCATTTGAAAAAAAACTAAAAGAGTTAAGTCCTTGGCGCAAAGGGCCATTTACGGTATTTGGGATTCATATCGATACAGAATGGCGCAGCGATTGGAAATGGTCGCGAATTGCATCGAAGCTAGATCTAAAAGATAAGCTGGTGCTAGATATTGGTTGTGGTAACGGCTATTACGCATTACGTATGCAGGCTATGGGTGCGGAATTGGTGTTAGGCATAGATCCAAGTTGGCACTATGTGTTCCAGTTTCATGCTTTACAAAAATATTCTACTGTCCCTCAACAAGCTTTTGTTCTGCCATTTGCTTTCGAAGAGCTGCCAGAAAACTCCCCGAGTTTTGATACTATATTCTCTATGGGAGTGTTGTATCACCGTCAAGAGCCGCAGCAACATCTAAATCAAGTCTATAGTAAGTTGCAACAGGGCGGTCAATTCATTCTTGAAACGCTCATTATTAATGATCCGGATGCGGATGTGCTAATTCCAAACGACCGTTATGCAAATATGCGAAATGTTTGGGCTCTTCCTAGTATCGATGTATTAAAAGTATGGCTATCGGAAGCAGGATTTGTAGATATCAATGTAGTGGATACTACGATGACGACAGTAGAGGAGCAGCGTCAGACTGAATGGATGACTAGATATTCATTAGAACAAGCATTGAATCCAGACGACCATAGCCTGACAGTGGAAGGCTACCAGGCACCATTGCGGACCACTATTATAGCCGAGAAAGGAGCTTAA